GCTGCCGACAGTGTCCGGCCATCGTCGACGCGCGGAACTGGACGCCCGGCGTGCCCGAACCGCTGCCCATCGTTGATCCCCAACGCGTCGAACCCGGTATGGTCGAGCCTGGAAGCGAGTCCCCCTGAGTGTCCTGCCCCGGCAGACCTCGCGCGGTATCCGCGGCCGCGTTTCCGTGTCGCGACGGCGGTGCGTCCTCTCTTGCTCATCAGCTCTACCCCTCTTCGCATGGCATGCCGGATAACCTGAATCTGTCCCGCAGTAAAGCGGCCTTCGACGCCGCACAGGACGTCATCCCCGGCGGGGTCAACTCGCCCGTGCGGGCCTTCAAAAGCGTGGGCGGCACGCCGGTCTTTTTTAAGAAGGCGGATGGGGCCTATCTGTACGACCTCGACGGTAACAGCTACCTCGACTACGTGGGCTCGTGGGGGCCTATGCTCTTCGGCCACGCGGACCCGCTCGTCGTCCAGGCCGTCCGCAAGGCGGCGGGCCTGTCCACCTCTTTCGGCGCCCCGACACTCATCGAAATCGAGCTCGCCACCCTCGTGCGGTCCCTCGTGCCCTCGATCGAGAAGGTGCGCTTCGTGAACTCGGGCACCGAGGCCACGATGAGCGCCGTGCGCCTCGCTCGCGGCATCACGGGCCGGCCGAAGATCGTCAAGTTCGAGGGGCATTACCACGGGCATGCCGACTTCTTCCTGATCGCTGCCGGCAGCGGGGCGATGACCTTTGGCGAACCGAACTCACCCGGCGTGACGCCCGGCAACGCGCGGGACACCCTCATCGCCCGGTTTAACGACCTGGAGGGCGTGCGCCGGCTCGTTGAGGCCAACGCCGGCGAGGTGGCCTGTATCATCCTCGAGCCCGTCGCCGGCAACATGGGCTGTATCCCGCCGGCGCCCGGTTTTCTGGCCGGTCTCCGTACGCTGTGCGACGTCCACGGCATCCTGCTGATCTTCGATGAGGTGATGACAGGATTTCGGGTGGCGCGTGGCGGCGCGCAGGAGCGCTACGGCGTCCTCCCCGATCTTACGACCCTGGGGAAGATCGTCGGCGGTGGGCTCCCCGTCGGAGCGTATGGGGGGCGGAAGGAGTTGATGGACTATGTCTCGCCCGCCGGCCCCGTTTACCAGGCCGGCACCCTCTCCGGCAACCCGCTCGCGATGAACGCCGGCTACGCCACCCTTCGCCAGATCGCCGATTCACCCGAGTTGTACGATCGCCTCGAAGCCTACGGCGACGCCCTCGAACAGGGCACCCGGGATAACTTTCTGGTCGCCGGCGTGCCTTTTTTCCAGACGCGTGTCGGCTCCATGGGCACCCTCTTCTTCACCGACCGCCCCGTCACCGACTACGACACCGCCCGCACCTGCGACACCACC
The DNA window shown above is from Rhodothermales bacterium and carries:
- the hemL gene encoding glutamate-1-semialdehyde 2,1-aminomutase, whose translation is MPDNLNLSRSKAAFDAAQDVIPGGVNSPVRAFKSVGGTPVFFKKADGAYLYDLDGNSYLDYVGSWGPMLFGHADPLVVQAVRKAAGLSTSFGAPTLIEIELATLVRSLVPSIEKVRFVNSGTEATMSAVRLARGITGRPKIVKFEGHYHGHADFFLIAAGSGAMTFGEPNSPGVTPGNARDTLIARFNDLEGVRRLVEANAGEVACIILEPVAGNMGCIPPAPGFLAGLRTLCDVHGILLIFDEVMTGFRVARGGAQERYGVLPDLTTLGKIVGGGLPVGAYGGRKELMDYVSPAGPVYQAGTLSGNPLAMNAGYATLRQIADSPELYDRLEAYGDALEQGTRDNFLVAGVPFFQTRVGSMGTLFFTDRPVTDYDTARTCDTTRYARYFHAMLRQGVYLAPSQFEAFFFSTRHGTKELAQTLRAQRRALEHCAE